A section of the Rummeliibacillus pycnus genome encodes:
- a CDS encoding site-specific integrase, translating into MRIKAGRNSRLTISLDFQNNSIYVDKTLQYDKTSKQFFLDTTKTGESRVVYAPQNLMSELKDYVEKKKSKLGKLGEKFNPIYTKNNKPIYLVFSKDSGFPNHPDRMSIQWRDIVKKYNLPYITFHGLRHTFASYMLSKNVNIKVIQEQLGHANIRETLDTYSHIDMSQKQKASDLFSNL; encoded by the coding sequence TTGCGGATTAAGGCTGGCAGAAATAGCAGGCTTACGATTTCACTAGATTTTCAAAACAACTCAATCTACGTTGATAAGACCTTACAATATGATAAAACTAGCAAACAATTCTTTTTGGATACAACGAAAACTGGGGAAAGTCGTGTGGTGTATGCTCCTCAAAATTTAATGAGTGAGTTAAAAGATTATGTTGAGAAGAAGAAAAGTAAGTTGGGGAAATTAGGAGAAAAGTTCAATCCAATCTACACGAAGAATAATAAACCCATTTATTTAGTTTTTTCAAAAGATAGTGGCTTTCCAAATCACCCTGACAGAATGTCTATTCAGTGGCGAGATATTGTAAAAAAATATAACTTACCTTATATCACATTTCATGGCTTAAGACACACATTTGCTAGTTATATGCTATCCAAAAATGTGAATATTAAGGTCATTCAAGAACAACTTGGTCATGCAAATATTCGAGAAACATTAGATACTTATTCTCATATAGATATGTCACAAAAACAAAAAGCGAGTGACCTATTTAGTAACCTTTAA
- a CDS encoding lmo1851 family serine protease: MDDKTKVDPEQNNEPQKEQQGEPVQEIKPAGKYIRMKPFAFIMMIIVLILATSGITIFALTFGEEKVVEVRTPTHNEFQKLFNAYDEISKGYYKDIDTDALVNGAVDGMISALGDPYSDYMNKKEASQFNESISSSFQGIGAEIQEKDGHIVVVSPIKNSPAEKAGIKTNDIIKKVDGKSIDGMTASEAVLLIRGKKGTSVALDIQRGGASKLISMKITRDDIPVETVYATMEKDKIAHIQITSFSENTYNELLSALDKMEGKGMKGLVIDVRQNPGGLVNSVEDIASLFVKTGEPIVQFEDRNGKKEVISAKDGRKVKVPVTVLIDGGSASASEILAGALSESANVKLVGEKSFGKGTMQTAENLPDGSNIKFTIAKWLTPDGNWIHEKGIQPDYKVNYPSYASLPYLNPDKTLKEGSLSDQVKAAEKMLKAVGYNPGKLDGLYDASTVLAVEQFQKDHKLNVNGVLKGDTTYALMEELRLKIKKDDPQLKKAMEIVKSEM, encoded by the coding sequence ATGGATGATAAAACAAAAGTTGATCCAGAACAAAACAATGAACCACAAAAAGAGCAACAAGGGGAACCCGTACAAGAAATAAAACCAGCGGGTAAATACATACGTATGAAGCCTTTCGCTTTTATTATGATGATTATTGTTTTAATTCTCGCAACTTCAGGTATCACAATCTTTGCTTTAACTTTTGGAGAGGAAAAAGTTGTAGAAGTTCGAACACCGACTCATAACGAATTCCAAAAATTATTTAATGCTTATGATGAAATATCCAAAGGCTATTACAAAGATATTGATACAGATGCATTAGTCAATGGTGCGGTAGATGGCATGATTAGTGCATTAGGTGATCCTTATTCAGATTATATGAATAAGAAGGAAGCAAGCCAGTTTAATGAAAGTATTTCTTCTAGCTTCCAAGGAATCGGTGCTGAAATTCAAGAAAAAGATGGTCATATAGTTGTTGTGTCACCGATTAAAAACTCTCCTGCAGAAAAAGCAGGTATTAAAACAAATGATATTATTAAAAAAGTTGATGGTAAAAGCATCGATGGAATGACAGCTTCTGAGGCTGTGTTATTGATTCGAGGTAAAAAAGGTACTTCTGTAGCTTTAGATATTCAACGTGGTGGAGCTAGTAAATTAATAAGCATGAAAATTACACGTGATGATATTCCAGTCGAAACGGTCTATGCAACAATGGAAAAGGACAAAATTGCCCATATTCAAATTACTAGCTTCTCGGAAAATACGTATAATGAGTTATTAAGTGCATTGGACAAGATGGAAGGTAAAGGCATGAAGGGTCTTGTCATTGATGTACGTCAAAATCCAGGCGGTTTAGTAAATTCTGTTGAGGATATTGCAAGCTTATTTGTTAAAACTGGTGAACCAATTGTACAATTTGAAGATCGAAATGGTAAAAAAGAGGTTATTTCGGCAAAAGATGGTCGTAAAGTAAAAGTGCCAGTTACTGTCCTAATTGATGGTGGTAGTGCATCTGCCTCTGAAATTTTAGCGGGTGCTTTAAGTGAGTCTGCTAATGTTAAATTAGTAGGAGAAAAATCATTTGGTAAAGGTACAATGCAAACAGCTGAAAATCTTCCAGATGGTTCAAACATTAAATTTACAATTGCAAAATGGTTAACACCAGACGGTAACTGGATACACGAAAAAGGAATCCAACCGGATTATAAAGTTAACTACCCAAGCTATGCTTCACTGCCATATCTAAATCCAGATAAGACATTAAAAGAAGGGTCTCTATCTGATCAAGTAAAAGCAGCTGAAAAAATGCTTAAGGCAGTTGGCTATAACCCAGGGAAATTGGATGGATTATATGATGCTTCAACAGTCTTAGCTGTTGAACAGTTCCAAAAAGATCATAAGTTAAACGTGAATGGCGTATTAAAAGGTGATACAACTTATGCATTGATGGAGGAACTTCGCTTGAAAATCAAAAAAGACGATCCTCAATTGAAAAAAGCTATGGAAATCGTGAAATCAGAAATGTAA
- a CDS encoding tyrosine-type recombinase/integrase: MKVKSRNTYENYLNNGLLDFFGMMKMHKITSTQINLFSVEQK; this comes from the coding sequence ATAAAAGTAAAATCACGTAACACTTACGAGAATTATTTAAATAATGGGTTACTTGATTTTTTTGGTATGATGAAAATGCATAAAATTACATCAACACAAATAAACTTATTTAGTGTCGAACAAAAATAA
- a CDS encoding PIN-like domain-containing protein, translating to MATKKSEKADIKSIKSDASIDIEKLITNNYVIVCDTNVFLGLYRHSPDYANFALECLREIEEYIVLPYTAKIEYYRNHKSQFKNRQDSMERSVTNTLNLVELQRTKLKNSYALSTRHFPEADKFENEIDQKYNELKTMLTDYFDDRSVLTFIGETTWTSDKVEELVKELESNNQIMNDFTRDEIYTICEEGKKRYKASTPPGYGDAKDKDGIQKYSDLILWKEVIRYAKERQKNIIFVTDDVKPDWWITDNKPYEFLPQLIDEFEKDTKIRESANNGKAGVPMKIVPFVSEDFFNAISTSMDVQKSDAVEQALEITEEDYIANIKDSVFDSAYTILQYSGFDYIEESILTDFGSNGIDEWELDRQDFIGYTMIEREGERIIYHLEYEVELSANSYEYWGRDDDTKEVINSPAYSHRVMGEITVRVVRIVNMFVDFEYSDEYESAEIIDTSFEETHYQSCYDDDEYDDDGVPDFYNTCPECNTKINIENDGGNGFCINCAPDH from the coding sequence GTGGCCACAAAAAAGTCAGAAAAAGCTGATATAAAGTCTATTAAAAGTGATGCTTCTATAGATATAGAAAAATTAATCACTAATAATTATGTCATTGTATGTGATACAAACGTATTTTTAGGTTTATATCGTCATTCACCAGACTATGCAAATTTTGCTTTGGAATGCTTACGGGAAATTGAGGAGTATATAGTACTTCCTTATACAGCTAAAATTGAATATTATAGAAACCACAAATCTCAATTTAAAAATCGTCAAGATTCCATGGAAAGATCGGTAACAAATACTCTGAATTTAGTAGAATTACAGCGAACTAAATTAAAAAATAGTTATGCGTTAAGCACTCGGCACTTTCCAGAAGCAGATAAATTTGAAAATGAAATAGACCAAAAATATAATGAATTAAAAACCATGCTTACAGATTATTTTGATGATCGTAGTGTTTTAACCTTTATAGGAGAAACTACTTGGACAAGCGATAAGGTTGAAGAACTAGTAAAGGAATTAGAAAGTAATAATCAAATAATGAATGACTTTACTAGAGATGAAATATATACAATTTGCGAGGAAGGAAAAAAGAGGTATAAGGCCTCTACACCTCCAGGTTATGGGGATGCAAAGGATAAGGATGGCATTCAAAAATATAGTGATTTAATTTTATGGAAAGAAGTAATCCGATATGCGAAAGAAAGACAAAAAAACATCATTTTTGTAACAGATGATGTGAAGCCTGACTGGTGGATTACTGATAATAAACCTTATGAATTTTTACCACAGCTTATTGATGAGTTTGAGAAAGATACAAAGATTAGAGAATCAGCGAACAATGGCAAAGCTGGAGTACCAATGAAAATTGTTCCATTTGTGAGTGAAGATTTCTTTAATGCAATCTCGACCAGTATGGATGTCCAAAAGTCTGATGCAGTAGAACAAGCTTTGGAAATAACCGAAGAGGATTATATTGCCAACATTAAAGATAGCGTATTTGACAGTGCATATACCATACTTCAATACTCGGGTTTTGATTACATCGAGGAATCTATACTAACAGATTTTGGGTCTAATGGTATTGATGAATGGGAACTTGATAGACAAGACTTTATCGGTTATACAATGATTGAGCGTGAAGGTGAACGAATTATATACCACTTAGAATATGAAGTTGAGTTAAGTGCTAATTCTTATGAGTATTGGGGAAGGGACGATGATACTAAGGAAGTAATCAATTCTCCTGCTTATAGTCACAGGGTAATGGGGGAAATAACAGTACGTGTAGTCAGAATCGTTAACATGTTTGTCGACTTCGAATACTCAGATGAATATGAATCTGCTGAAATCATTGATACTAGTTTTGAGGAAACACACTATCAATCATGTTATGATGATGATGAATATGATGATGATGGTGTTCCCGATTTCTATAATACGTGTCCTGAATGTAATACTAAAATAAACATAGAAAACGACGGTGGTAACGGATTTTGTATAAACTGCGCACCAGATCATTGA
- a CDS encoding class I SAM-dependent methyltransferase: MLVKNNEDLYELLDSLLREPTEFWDTFYKDKERNVPFFCDRPDEHLVKYIEKETIKPRNVLEIGCGNGRNAIYLAQKGCNVTAVDLSQQAIDWAKEQADVQNVNIQFICENIFNLKLESQKFDYIYDSGCFHHLSPHRRVSYIQFINKYLKNNGYFSISAFKENGKYGGSSLSDKQYYMDRSLHGGLGYSKEKLQILFSDFQEIEIRDMQHNNLSQNEFGLEDFIVCLFRKI; this comes from the coding sequence ATGTTAGTAAAGAATAATGAGGATTTATATGAATTACTAGATTCTTTGTTACGAGAGCCAACAGAATTTTGGGATACATTTTATAAAGATAAAGAAAGAAATGTCCCATTCTTTTGTGATAGACCTGATGAACATTTAGTAAAATATATTGAAAAAGAAACTATTAAGCCACGTAACGTACTTGAAATTGGCTGCGGGAATGGGCGAAACGCTATTTATCTAGCTCAAAAAGGTTGTAATGTAACCGCTGTAGATTTATCACAACAAGCAATCGATTGGGCAAAGGAGCAAGCTGATGTACAAAATGTAAACATTCAATTTATTTGTGAAAATATCTTTAATTTAAAGCTGGAATCACAAAAGTTTGATTACATATATGATTCTGGTTGTTTTCACCACTTATCACCTCATCGAAGAGTATCCTACATTCAATTTATCAACAAATATTTAAAGAATAATGGTTATTTTTCAATCAGTGCATTCAAAGAAAATGGAAAGTACGGCGGATCATCGCTGTCCGATAAACAATATTATATGGATCGAAGTTTACACGGTGGTTTAGGATATTCCAAAGAAAAATTACAAATACTTTTTTCGGATTTCCAAGAAATTGAGATACGTGATATGCAGCACAATAATTTAAGTCAAAATGAATTTGGTCTCGAAGATTTTATTGTTTGTCTGTTTAGAAAAATATAA
- a CDS encoding pilin codes for MFFKKNKVEVVPENEWTDYSEQEKYATKKGLAIAMCVPGAASVGLLAHRILSNNSSSIEQVANVIDSATLKSLTSSITQIPVTSDHITAIPTGAVSEHIASTSLDVLTTILDPVIQILVAISLPIASVIMIGSLFWFMFGKAEKAWSMIMNAGFGFVLIQLSPLFLKILHQLGNAVQVQ; via the coding sequence ATGTTTTTTAAGAAGAATAAAGTTGAGGTTGTTCCCGAAAATGAATGGACGGATTACAGTGAACAAGAAAAGTATGCTACAAAGAAGGGGTTAGCAATTGCTATGTGTGTACCAGGTGCAGCAAGTGTCGGATTATTAGCACATCGAATCTTATCAAATAATTCTTCCTCAATTGAGCAAGTAGCTAATGTTATTGATTCCGCAACCCTTAAATCATTGACTAGCTCAATTACACAAATTCCTGTTACTTCAGACCACATTACAGCGATACCAACTGGTGCAGTATCTGAACATATAGCAAGTACCTCCCTTGATGTACTTACCACTATATTAGATCCAGTAATTCAAATATTAGTTGCTATTTCGCTACCTATTGCAAGCGTAATTATGATAGGTTCATTGTTTTGGTTTATGTTCGGTAAGGCGGAGAAAGCTTGGAGCATGATTATGAACGCTGGTTTTGGATTTGTACTAATTCAACTAAGTCCTTTATTTTTGAAAATTCTTCATCAACTTGGTAATGCTGTTCAAGTGCAATAA
- a CDS encoding site-specific integrase: MLNTIFNKAIGWGYIEVNPCAKATKPKRTKTRRINYYTEEQIKLLLSVIPNLHIKHQLHIKIAMFCGLRLAEIAGLRFH; this comes from the coding sequence ATGCTTAATACAATCTTCAATAAAGCTATAGGATGGGGATATATCGAGGTTAACCCTTGTGCTAAGGCCACTAAACCAAAACGTACGAAAACGCGACGTATTAACTACTATACAGAGGAACAAATTAAGCTACTATTATCAGTAATTCCTAATCTCCACATTAAACATCAATTACATATAAAAATTGCAATGTTTTGCGGATTAAGGCTGGCAGAAATAGCAGGCTTACGATTTCACTAG
- a CDS encoding DUF3888 domain-containing protein, with the protein MLINLIEPDINKIITDKYDKEKTWQIGKVIMVSLIADQTKKNSENWYEMIIHVRVHDDEKDKELLDSLRIRIDIPNMYTRDKYKERNSDMKVTLITYEPWR; encoded by the coding sequence ATACTTATAAATTTGATAGAACCTGACATAAATAAGATTATTACAGATAAATATGATAAAGAGAAGACTTGGCAAATCGGTAAAGTGATAATGGTTTCGTTAATCGCTGACCAGACTAAAAAGAACTCTGAAAATTGGTATGAGATGATTATACATGTCAGGGTCCATGATGATGAAAAAGATAAGGAATTATTGGATAGTCTTCGTATTAGAATTGATATTCCAAACATGTATACAAGGGATAAGTACAAAGAAAGAAATTCGGACATGAAAGTTACTTTAATCACATATGAACCATGGAGATAA
- a CDS encoding replication-relaxation family protein: protein MLLKLKQLSQRQESILLLLKKFDFMTRDQIRYYFGLGKKRNSNRVLSNLSEYLMLIRDGQQSIYYLSKKGREYVGCEKIRKKSSNVQHYIMRNKFYFYNRCPSDWKNKIKVSDGKTSVIVDAMYSQIHTTHFLEVDNLQSMAENRSKVKRYEELLNNGLLAEKLGHYPTIVWLTTTELRRMQLEELCVGLPVTKVFTYDEIKQ, encoded by the coding sequence ATGCTATTGAAATTGAAACAGTTATCTCAAAGGCAAGAATCGATACTGTTACTTTTGAAGAAGTTTGATTTCATGACACGTGATCAAATACGTTATTACTTCGGATTAGGTAAAAAGCGAAATTCAAATAGAGTTCTAAGTAATTTATCAGAATATCTAATGTTAATTAGAGATGGCCAACAATCAATTTATTATCTAAGTAAAAAAGGTCGTGAATATGTAGGGTGCGAAAAGATAAGAAAGAAAAGTAGTAACGTTCAGCATTACATCATGCGGAATAAGTTTTATTTTTATAACCGTTGCCCTTCCGATTGGAAAAATAAAATCAAGGTTAGTGATGGGAAAACATCTGTAATAGTAGATGCTATGTACTCTCAAATACATACTACACACTTTTTAGAAGTGGATAATTTACAATCAATGGCTGAAAATCGTTCAAAAGTTAAACGTTATGAAGAATTATTGAATAATGGTTTACTTGCTGAAAAACTTGGCCACTACCCTACAATTGTTTGGCTTACTACCACTGAATTAAGGCGAATGCAATTAGAAGAATTGTGTGTAGGATTACCTGTAACTAAAGTGTTTACTTATGATGAAATTAAACAATAA
- a CDS encoding helix-turn-helix domain-containing protein — MNHEIEIKLKQLLKKSNMTQQELCNKTGLGGRTISVLVNNKIERVPKKALSKIADVFELDDIRDLIDFKKE, encoded by the coding sequence TTGAACCATGAAATTGAAATCAAATTAAAACAGTTGCTGAAGAAATCTAATATGACACAACAAGAATTGTGTAATAAGACAGGGCTGGGAGGAAGAACCATCTCAGTCTTAGTGAACAATAAAATTGAACGTGTACCAAAAAAAGCTTTGTCAAAAATTGCGGATGTATTTGAACTAGATGATATACGTGATCTAATCGACTTCAAAAAAGAATAG
- a CDS encoding FtsK/SpoIIIE domain-containing protein, translating to MIFEFVTTTLFGGIALKAFLKKQNLIENDSGKIQRIISLSSLNVKDGKDTLTTQLVSKKQHDWGWEYKYRIPLGRSFDDYLSKQNAIADGLKNRSKRITFNDLKLLNFNDGVVNLHRSLWKKKLAESKEIELDFDGLLIVRVYNEPLPKQIPYQPGTQWKVPVGIIRDKNAFKYHDFEKIPHLTLGGATRYGKSNFINCIINSLLQSEPDNLKLFLIDLKGGVELCDYECIKQTESIAYEPEETLGTLKIA from the coding sequence ATGATTTTTGAATTTGTAACAACAACTTTATTTGGTGGAATTGCGTTAAAAGCTTTTTTGAAGAAACAAAATTTAATTGAAAACGATAGTGGAAAAATTCAAAGGATTATTTCTTTGAGCAGTTTAAATGTGAAGGATGGGAAAGACACTTTAACTACTCAACTTGTCTCAAAAAAGCAACATGATTGGGGATGGGAGTACAAGTATCGAATTCCTTTAGGAAGAAGTTTTGATGATTACCTTTCTAAGCAAAATGCTATTGCAGATGGATTAAAAAACAGAAGTAAGCGAATCACATTCAATGATTTAAAATTACTTAATTTTAATGATGGGGTTGTAAACTTACATAGATCACTTTGGAAGAAAAAACTAGCTGAATCAAAAGAAATTGAATTGGACTTTGACGGTTTATTAATTGTTCGAGTTTACAATGAGCCTTTGCCAAAACAAATACCTTATCAGCCAGGAACCCAATGGAAAGTACCAGTGGGTATAATTCGTGATAAAAACGCTTTTAAATATCATGACTTTGAAAAAATCCCTCATTTAACTTTAGGAGGGGCTACACGATACGGAAAAAGTAATTTTATTAATTGTATTATCAACAGCTTATTGCAGAGTGAACCAGATAATTTGAAATTGTTTCTCATTGATTTAAAAGGTGGTGTGGAACTTTGCGATTATGAATGTATTAAGCAAACTGAATCGATTGCATATGAGCCAGAGGAAACTCTTGGAACGTTAAAAATTGCTTAA
- a CDS encoding thermonuclease family protein, with translation MNGKVKTVRYLLIDTPETVKPNIPVQPYGKEASNFTKKALTNAHKIQLDYDKTGNKGDKYNRTLAYVYVDGKDLDEELVKKGLARVAYL, from the coding sequence ATCAATGGTAAGGTCAAAACTGTTAGGTACCTTTTGATAGACACTCCTGAGACTGTTAAACCAAACATACCAGTTCAGCCTTATGGGAAAGAAGCTAGTAATTTTACAAAAAAGGCTTTAACTAATGCTCATAAGATTCAATTAGACTATGATAAGACAGGCAATAAAGGTGATAAATATAATCGAACTTTGGCATATGTCTATGTAGACGGAAAAGATCTTGATGAAGAATTAGTTAAAAAAGGATTAGCCCGAGTTGCTTACTTATGA
- a CDS encoding VOC family protein — protein MIEGLYEAHLPVSDLKRSIEFYKDLGLEFDHSMDGKIAFLWIEKNKSWIGLWETDKVELEYHPSIRHIAFQVSLEGLKKSVTWLKSKGYEPREAFGFEPIEPFVMAHEGYAHAKIHFSDPDGNSLEFICKLANPNRINKRMYLSEWEKINLF, from the coding sequence ATGATTGAAGGATTATACGAAGCTCATTTACCAGTAAGTGATTTAAAACGATCTATAGAATTTTATAAAGATCTTGGTTTAGAGTTTGACCATAGTATGGATGGGAAGATAGCGTTTTTATGGATAGAAAAAAATAAAAGTTGGATAGGGTTGTGGGAGACAGATAAAGTAGAACTTGAGTATCATCCTTCAATAAGACACATTGCTTTTCAAGTATCTCTTGAGGGCTTGAAAAAGTCAGTTACTTGGCTAAAAAGTAAAGGATATGAACCCCGGGAAGCCTTTGGTTTTGAGCCAATAGAACCATTTGTAATGGCACATGAAGGATACGCTCATGCTAAAATTCATTTCAGTGACCCCGATGGTAATAGTCTAGAGTTTATTTGCAAACTTGCTAATCCAAATAGAATTAATAAACGTATGTATTTAAGCGAGTGGGAGAAAATAAACCTATTTTGA
- a CDS encoding CobW family GTP-binding protein: MKDVFLFSGFLGSGKTTMLVDIIRQLKEQGLKPAVIMNELGKLNFDSQAVEEGIPLKEMLNGCICCSGAEKTEAQIQSLLVESDFDVLIIETTGAAHPVEALDAVYSPLFAEQLNIKGIVTVADSKRWLERDKMSPQTRSLFLEQIRHAHLILANKMDLLTEAERAQVTFELQSLNPNAQILQTTNAKMPLKFLQNLHATARPSAIHKADLGHHLHLSSRLIRFPESVDFTQEEFEDWVRAIPETIYRMKGYVPVKGIKNPMLFQYAYGLTQWLPEYVHMDPNLVIIGENVDELNVIGC; this comes from the coding sequence ATGAAAGATGTATTTTTATTTAGTGGATTTTTAGGTAGTGGTAAAACAACTATGTTGGTAGATATAATTCGCCAATTAAAAGAACAAGGCTTAAAACCAGCTGTCATTATGAATGAACTGGGAAAGTTGAATTTTGACTCACAAGCAGTTGAAGAAGGTATTCCATTAAAAGAAATGCTGAATGGTTGCATATGCTGCTCTGGAGCTGAAAAAACAGAAGCTCAAATTCAATCGTTATTAGTAGAATCTGATTTTGATGTATTGATTATTGAAACAACCGGAGCAGCTCATCCCGTTGAAGCATTGGATGCAGTGTATTCACCGTTATTTGCTGAACAATTGAACATTAAAGGAATTGTTACAGTTGCTGATAGTAAACGCTGGCTTGAACGTGATAAAATGTCCCCTCAAACACGTTCATTATTTTTAGAACAAATTCGTCATGCACATTTGATTTTGGCTAATAAGATGGATTTATTAACGGAAGCTGAAAGAGCTCAAGTTACTTTTGAATTACAAAGTTTGAATCCAAATGCTCAAATTTTACAAACAACAAATGCTAAAATGCCTTTAAAATTTTTACAAAATTTACATGCAACTGCTAGACCCTCAGCTATTCATAAAGCAGATTTAGGACACCATTTACATTTAAGTTCTCGTCTTATTCGTTTTCCTGAATCAGTAGACTTTACACAAGAGGAATTTGAAGATTGGGTACGTGCAATTCCTGAAACCATTTATCGAATGAAAGGATATGTACCTGTAAAAGGAATAAAAAATCCGATGCTTTTTCAGTATGCATATGGCCTGACACAATGGCTTCCAGAATATGTACATATGGACCCTAATCTTGTCATAATTGGAGAAAACGTTGACGAATTAAATGTAATTGGCTGTTAA
- a CDS encoding polysaccharide deacetylase family protein: protein MKKVAMIFLCLLILILPSQVFAQRKVPILIYHSIDEFNGHGSKDLYVAPKNFEKQMIYLRDHGYTLLTFDQWQDIDKVNKPIFITFDDGWKNNLNAFDIFQKLKNERFQPTGTIFVISDFIGRSNRLSESDLKMMADSGIISIQSHTVTHPNLTKIKNHEYELKESKDKIQKVTGKPVIALAYPYGNFNNKVVAETKKYYSFGLTTIPELFSEKHIKDELYLLPRIYIKYSTTLNEFAKIVEGD, encoded by the coding sequence ATGAAAAAGGTCGCAATGATTTTCCTATGTCTTCTTATTTTAATTCTTCCCTCTCAAGTCTTTGCTCAACGAAAAGTGCCTATTTTAATATATCATTCGATTGACGAATTTAATGGGCATGGTTCTAAGGATTTATATGTAGCACCGAAGAATTTTGAGAAACAAATGATTTATCTAAGAGATCATGGCTACACATTATTAACTTTTGATCAATGGCAAGACATTGATAAAGTAAACAAACCTATTTTCATTACCTTTGATGATGGGTGGAAAAACAATCTGAATGCATTTGATATCTTTCAAAAATTGAAAAACGAACGTTTTCAACCAACTGGTACCATTTTTGTTATTTCTGACTTTATCGGTCGCTCCAATCGATTATCAGAATCGGATTTAAAAATGATGGCTGATTCGGGGATCATTTCAATTCAGTCTCATACTGTTACACATCCTAATTTGACGAAAATAAAAAATCACGAATATGAACTGAAAGAGTCAAAAGATAAAATTCAAAAAGTAACGGGCAAACCAGTTATTGCTCTTGCGTATCCATACGGAAATTTCAATAACAAGGTCGTAGCAGAAACTAAGAAATACTATTCCTTTGGACTTACGACAATTCCTGAATTATTTTCTGAGAAGCACATAAAAGACGAATTGTATCTTTTACCACGGATCTATATCAAGTATTCAACTACCCTTAATGAATTTGCAAAGATCGTGGAAGGAGATTGA
- a CDS encoding RHS repeat-associated core domain-containing protein, which produces MEVVKKNGEVTQYRYYEWNGYTPLGMIVKKKDTTGNFQTKTYQFITNYRGDVLSIRDQDDQEIGYYSYDSYGNVLSVEGDVAKDNPIPYAGYYYDAETKNYYLQARYYNPENGAFLALDPHPGDDNEPLSQNGYSYARNNPNSIIDPNGEIWWLLWQGFYGAADNSYGYVWDVFKKSNYKLKKFKRNLNYKKLTTLAITGALTGMLGGALGRYLGKARVGVVNRLFVTFQWEFKSELAKQYSQDGEINVWRALYDAGKGTIQGEARALKLVYQAYIRGGKTRAIKVARRI; this is translated from the coding sequence ATGGAAGTAGTAAAGAAAAATGGAGAAGTCACACAATATCGTTATTACGAATGGAATGGCTACACACCACTTGGTATGATTGTGAAAAAAAAAGACACAACAGGAAACTTCCAAACAAAAACGTACCAATTTATCACCAATTATCGTGGAGATGTATTAAGTATTCGCGATCAAGACGACCAAGAAATTGGTTATTATAGTTATGATTCCTATGGAAATGTATTATCTGTAGAAGGTGATGTCGCAAAAGACAACCCTATTCCATATGCAGGCTACTATTATGATGCGGAAACTAAGAACTATTATCTACAAGCTCGTTATTACAATCCAGAGAATGGTGCATTTTTAGCACTAGACCCACATCCAGGAGATGATAATGAGCCGTTATCTCAGAATGGGTATAGTTATGCAAGAAATAATCCCAATTCAATTATTGATCCTAATGGAGAAATTTGGTGGTTACTATGGCAAGGTTTCTATGGAGCCGCTGATAATTCCTATGGATATGTTTGGGATGTATTTAAAAAAAGCAACTATAAATTAAAAAAATTCAAAAGAAACTTGAATTATAAAAAGTTAACTACTCTTGCAATAACAGGTGCGTTAACAGGAATGTTAGGAGGAGCATTAGGTAGATATCTTGGGAAAGCAAGAGTTGGTGTTGTAAATAGGTTATTTGTTACATTTCAATGGGAGTTTAAATCCGAGTTAGCAAAACAATACTCACAAGATGGGGAAATTAATGTTTGGAGAGCATTATATGATGCTGGAAAAGGTACGATACAAGGTGAAGCTAGAGCATTAAAGCTCGTTTATCAGGCGTATATACGAGGAGGAAAGACACGAGCTATAAAAGTAGCAAGGAGGATTTAA